One genomic segment of Nodularia sp. LEGE 06071 includes these proteins:
- a CDS encoding DUF4349 domain-containing protein translates to MRVLTKLPQKSAVLVSALLGGVIFTSCAASVQPSLDSALSSGNLENRAAAPTISESTPQAEAAPVTRERPQLIKKAAMTVIVNSVSQSIDAVSQIINQQQGDLISLNERQPTGETSRHTASITLRVPQNRLEPTIKELAKLGTLSNRNITAEDVGDRLVDFQARLNNLQRTEANLQKIMDRAGSIKDVLTVAQELNNVRQSIEQIDAQLKSLKNQVAYSTITLNLEAAISTSIPQINLASQIQETWNNSTDSLGALSLSLLKLGIWFIVYSPVWFILAAGIYGVTRWRRTHRVISADIPESTHSD, encoded by the coding sequence ATGCGCGTTTTGACGAAATTGCCACAAAAATCGGCTGTGTTGGTCAGCGCTTTACTGGGTGGGGTAATATTTACAAGTTGCGCTGCTTCTGTGCAGCCATCTTTAGATTCGGCTTTGTCTTCAGGCAATCTGGAAAATCGAGCCGCAGCACCTACAATTAGTGAAAGTACGCCCCAGGCGGAAGCTGCACCAGTAACCCGTGAGCGTCCCCAATTGATTAAAAAGGCAGCCATGACTGTGATTGTCAACTCTGTCAGTCAGAGTATCGATGCTGTCTCTCAAATTATTAATCAACAACAAGGGGATTTAATCAGTTTAAACGAACGTCAGCCGACAGGGGAAACTTCTCGCCATACTGCATCGATAACGCTGCGAGTTCCGCAAAACCGATTAGAACCTACTATAAAAGAATTAGCTAAATTAGGCACTTTAAGTAATCGTAATATTACTGCCGAAGATGTGGGCGATCGCTTAGTGGATTTTCAAGCCAGATTAAATAACCTGCAAAGAACAGAGGCGAATTTACAAAAAATTATGGATCGGGCGGGTTCCATTAAAGATGTGCTAACTGTAGCTCAAGAATTGAATAACGTCCGACAATCGATAGAACAAATTGATGCTCAATTAAAAAGTTTAAAAAATCAAGTTGCATACTCCACTATTACCCTGAACCTAGAAGCAGCGATATCTACCAGCATTCCCCAGATTAACTTAGCGTCCCAAATTCAGGAAACCTGGAATAACTCTACAGACTCATTGGGTGCGTTGAGTTTAAGCTTGTTGAAATTGGGTATTTGGTTCATAGTTTACAGTCCCGTGTGGTTCATTTTAGCGGCTGGTATCTATGGCGTTACCCGTTGGCGACGAACCCATAGAGTAATTTCGGCAGATATCCCAGAATCAACTCATTCCGATTAA
- a CDS encoding aldo/keto reductase — METTQLGNTGVYVSAIGLGGMPMSIYDRPPESQSIAVIHRALDLGITFIDTADSYCKDESDKHHNERLIHQALTSYKGDISQVIVATKGGLMRPDGSWGRNGNPEHLRQTIRESFEILGGDKPIDLWQYHSPDPNYTIEASLTPAKEAVEAGLIRFVGVSNFSVEQIKQARDVVDIVSVQNQYSPWERQPETDGVLQYCEQEKITFLPWSPFGGMRRHSNLPDIQAIAQLAQEKNVSLYCIVLAWLRSKSPCILPIPGASKVSSIEDTVRAVEVKLSEAEVQKIDQATS; from the coding sequence ATGGAAACCACACAACTAGGAAACACAGGTGTATACGTGAGTGCAATTGGCTTGGGTGGAATGCCGATGTCAATTTACGATCGCCCTCCTGAATCCCAATCAATCGCAGTCATTCATCGCGCTTTAGATTTAGGCATTACATTTATTGACACTGCCGACTCTTATTGCAAAGATGAATCAGACAAGCACCACAACGAGCGACTCATTCACCAAGCACTTACCAGTTACAAAGGTGATATCAGCCAAGTAATTGTCGCTACCAAAGGCGGTTTGATGCGTCCTGATGGTAGTTGGGGACGTAACGGCAACCCAGAACATTTACGCCAAACAATTCGGGAAAGCTTTGAGATTTTAGGGGGAGATAAACCCATTGATTTGTGGCAATACCATTCTCCAGATCCTAATTACACCATAGAAGCATCCCTGACACCAGCCAAAGAAGCCGTAGAAGCCGGTTTGATTCGATTTGTGGGAGTTTCTAACTTTTCTGTGGAACAAATTAAACAAGCGCGGGATGTAGTGGATATTGTCTCCGTGCAGAATCAATACAGTCCTTGGGAACGACAGCCAGAAACTGATGGCGTGCTGCAATATTGTGAACAGGAAAAAATCACCTTTTTGCCGTGGAGTCCCTTTGGGGGAATGCGTCGCCATAGCAACTTGCCAGATATTCAGGCGATCGCGCAATTAGCCCAAGAAAAAAACGTATCATTATACTGTATTGTTTTGGCATGGTTGCGTTCCAAATCCCCATGTATATTGCCCATTCCTGGCGCTAGCAAAGTTTCCAGCATTGAAGACACAGTGCGTGCTGTGGAAGTGAAACTATCAGAAGCGGAAGTGCAAAAAATAGATCAGGCAACTTCGTAA
- the ilvC gene encoding ketol-acid reductoisomerase, whose protein sequence is MARMYYDEDANLDLLAGKTIAIIGYGSQGHAHALNLKDSGLNVIVGLYPGSKSAAKAEASGLTVKSVADAAKAADFIMILLPDEVQKTVYKEEIEPNLQAGNVVAFAHGFNIHFGQVVPPANVDVVMVAPKGPGHLVRRTYEQGQGVPALFAVYQDASGQARDRAMAYARGIGGTRAGILETTFREETETDLFGEQAVLCGGLSALIKAGFETLVEAGYQPELAYFECLHEVKLIVDLVVEGGLAEMRDSISNTAEYGDYTRGPRVVNANTKAEMKKILSEIQSGQFAREFVLENQSGKPGFTAMRRQEAEHPIEEVGKDLRAMFSWLKKV, encoded by the coding sequence ATGGCCCGGATGTATTATGACGAAGATGCCAATTTAGACCTTTTGGCTGGAAAAACGATTGCCATTATTGGCTATGGTTCCCAAGGTCATGCCCACGCCCTTAATCTAAAAGATAGTGGCTTGAATGTGATTGTGGGACTATATCCGGGTAGTAAGTCAGCAGCAAAAGCCGAAGCCTCTGGTTTAACAGTAAAATCTGTCGCCGATGCTGCGAAAGCTGCTGATTTCATCATGATTTTATTACCTGATGAAGTCCAAAAGACAGTTTACAAAGAAGAAATTGAACCAAATCTGCAAGCAGGTAACGTTGTCGCCTTCGCTCACGGCTTTAATATTCACTTTGGACAAGTCGTACCACCTGCTAACGTAGACGTGGTAATGGTAGCACCCAAAGGCCCAGGACACTTGGTGCGCCGGACTTATGAACAAGGACAAGGCGTACCAGCGCTGTTTGCAGTTTATCAAGATGCTAGTGGTCAGGCACGCGATCGCGCAATGGCATACGCTAGAGGTATCGGTGGTACACGCGCCGGTATACTCGAAACCACATTCCGCGAAGAAACCGAAACAGATTTATTTGGTGAACAAGCAGTATTGTGTGGTGGTTTAAGCGCCTTAATTAAAGCCGGATTTGAAACCTTAGTCGAAGCTGGATATCAACCAGAATTGGCTTACTTTGAATGTCTTCACGAAGTCAAACTGATTGTTGATTTGGTTGTAGAAGGCGGACTAGCCGAAATGCGCGACAGCATTTCTAACACTGCTGAGTATGGCGACTACACCCGTGGACCTCGCGTTGTTAACGCCAACACCAAAGCTGAAATGAAGAAGATTCTCAGCGAAATTCAATCTGGGCAATTTGCACGGGAATTCGTCTTAGAAAATCAATCAGGTAAACCAGGATTTACCGCCATGCGCCGCCAAGAAGCCGAACATCCCATTGAGGAAGTTGGTAAAGACTTACGCGCCATGTTTAGCTGGTTAAAGAAAGTTTAA
- a CDS encoding EndoU domain-containing protein, with protein sequence MQNAVQAQSQPATGLLPFFDNINNPVPVGFPRGQKLDITPPPPQLNSFDKAVLKICGPIGTKVTPNQFKQLLSDYPGVLQKLQTVSGGELRPGRRNKTEFIADLTDIWFKNRGFEHIFCGELKSADDIGGLHFYGRYLQLQNEGIGGRLPNNQRREEVVSGVIYTMGVVIKQGNRTFTDVIKGYSYLSNAEELLIDATQIFKLQENSEGACIFNVRDRDTGTTFPKVFVRRQKAIVTFYPDATPQGANCKR encoded by the coding sequence ATGCAAAATGCTGTACAAGCCCAGTCTCAGCCAGCAACCGGACTTCTGCCATTTTTCGATAATATAAATAATCCGGTTCCTGTAGGTTTCCCCAGAGGGCAGAAATTAGACATTACGCCACCCCCTCCACAGCTAAATTCCTTTGACAAAGCTGTCCTCAAAATCTGCGGTCCCATCGGCACAAAAGTCACTCCCAATCAATTTAAACAGTTGTTGTCTGATTACCCAGGTGTATTACAGAAACTTCAGACAGTTAGCGGCGGCGAACTCCGTCCGGGACGCAGAAATAAAACCGAATTTATCGCAGATTTAACGGATATCTGGTTTAAGAATCGGGGATTTGAACATATTTTTTGTGGTGAACTCAAGAGCGCTGATGATATTGGTGGCTTGCATTTTTATGGTAGATATTTACAGTTACAAAATGAGGGAATTGGCGGACGCTTACCGAATAATCAGCGGCGTGAGGAAGTTGTTTCTGGTGTAATTTATACAATGGGTGTTGTGATTAAACAAGGAAACCGCACATTTACAGATGTGATTAAAGGCTATAGCTATCTGAGTAATGCTGAAGAATTGCTTATAGATGCGACCCAAATTTTTAAACTGCAAGAAAATTCTGAGGGAGCGTGTATTTTTAATGTGCGAGACCGGGATACTGGAACCACTTTTCCTAAAGTTTTTGTGCGGAGACAAAAAGCGATAGTTACCTTCTACCCCGATGCTACTCCCCAAGGTGCAAACTGTAAAAGATAA
- a CDS encoding GNAT family N-acetyltransferase produces MKLETERLLLREFVDTDWPAVFAYQSDPLYLRYYNWTHLTQTDAREFVQMFINQQKERPRIKFQLAVVLKDENHLIGNCGVRINDMELKEANIGYELDSRYWGRGYATEAARAILKFGFEELKIHRIWSWCVAENLSSVRVLEKNSMRCEGRLQEKELIKGKWYDSLIYAILDHEWKKI; encoded by the coding sequence ATGAAGCTAGAAACAGAACGTCTGTTACTGCGTGAGTTTGTAGATACTGACTGGCCAGCAGTTTTTGCCTATCAATCAGATCCTTTATACTTGCGTTACTACAACTGGACTCACCTTACACAGACCGATGCTCGTGAATTTGTTCAGATGTTTATTAATCAGCAAAAAGAACGTCCACGAATAAAGTTTCAGTTGGCTGTTGTCCTCAAAGATGAAAATCATCTGATTGGCAATTGTGGTGTCCGTATCAATGATATGGAACTAAAGGAAGCAAACATTGGTTATGAACTGGATAGTCGATATTGGGGACGCGGTTATGCTACGGAAGCAGCACGAGCTATTTTGAAATTCGGCTTTGAAGAACTGAAAATCCATCGTATCTGGTCATGGTGCGTTGCAGAAAATTTAAGTTCTGTGCGGGTATTAGAAAAAAACAGTATGCGCTGTGAGGGTCGTCTACAGGAAAAAGAATTGATCAAAGGTAAATGGTACGATAGCTTGATTTACGCTATCCTTGACCACGAGTGGAAAAAGATTTAA
- a CDS encoding cupin domain-containing protein, with protein MSEHTSTRNATVNVLEGRGLLTLSGKDVTLEPGVFIFIPAHAPHALKAEEKLAFILTLSEKIDK; from the coding sequence ATTTCTGAGCATACTTCGACTCGCAATGCGACTGTTAATGTTTTGGAAGGCAGAGGTTTACTCACCTTATCAGGTAAAGATGTTACACTTGAACCTGGAGTTTTTATCTTTATACCTGCTCATGCACCCCATGCCTTGAAAGCAGAAGAAAAATTAGCTTTTATCCTCACACTTTCTGAAAAAATAGATAAATAG